One segment of Corynebacterium caspium DSM 44850 DNA contains the following:
- the purE gene encoding 5-(carboxyamino)imidazole ribonucleotide mutase: MRALVGLVMGSDSDWPTLEPAALALTDMEIPFEVGVISAHRTPDRMFQYAATAHLRGIRVIIACAGGAAHLPGMIASATPLPVIGVPRALPNLDGMDSLLSIVQMPAGVPVATVSIDGGKNAGLLAARMLAISDTNLLKRIVEFQDEMAAEVVARDDALKRRLMGE, encoded by the coding sequence GTGCGCGCGCTGGTTGGTTTAGTTATGGGTTCAGATTCGGATTGGCCAACGCTAGAGCCTGCGGCTTTGGCCTTAACGGATATGGAGATCCCTTTCGAGGTTGGCGTTATTTCTGCACATAGGACTCCGGACCGTATGTTCCAGTATGCGGCTACGGCACATTTGCGGGGTATCAGAGTTATTATCGCTTGTGCTGGTGGGGCGGCGCATTTGCCGGGCATGATTGCATCGGCGACGCCTTTGCCGGTGATTGGGGTGCCGCGTGCTTTGCCGAATTTGGATGGGATGGATTCGTTGCTATCTATTGTGCAGATGCCGGCGGGGGTGCCGGTGGCTACGGTTTCTATCGATGGCGGGAAAAATGCGGGTTTGTTGGCGGCTCGTATGTTGGCAATTTCGGATACGAATTTGCTTAAGCGGATAGTGGAGTTCCAGGATGAAATGGCTGCGGAGGTGGTGGCGCGCGACGATGCTCTGAAGCGTCGTTTGATGGGCGAATAG
- a CDS encoding HNH endonuclease signature motif containing protein, producing MDLAHVAITDLLRAARNRGAELARLAYRRSATPKARQELAITFGIEEARAGQWIAVGKHLYATHENPTENAHRQDAAHLADTNGYSIDALTVINTALRRLRAAPIEATRATILRAAIGKSVTEIRVLARNIIHELNSDAPLGPVPERRYLRISAAPDAHGMRYATMCLPDSQMQALIRKLEPVARELMKEQPQLRHQQALLDALCRNIGGGVHPNQWLRQAAILITMDDLESRGDGTYATTDGALITPAEYASQKLTPHGLCLVYDKNAEPVDLFRTARHANSKQRAILSLDQLLCSYSSCSRSAENGQAHHIKAWQYGGETNLANLAPACKQHNSWNDDNPDAPPHNGRIVKHPITGEGCWLRPDATSPRLNYFPIKNKSGRRWATRKVGREIVDA from the coding sequence ATGGATCTAGCCCACGTCGCCATAACCGACCTTCTCCGCGCCGCCCGCAATCGTGGCGCAGAACTTGCCCGACTGGCATATCGTCGTTCCGCGACCCCGAAAGCCCGCCAAGAACTCGCCATAACCTTCGGCATAGAAGAAGCCCGCGCAGGACAATGGATCGCCGTGGGCAAACACCTCTACGCCACCCACGAAAATCCCACAGAAAACGCCCACCGCCAAGACGCCGCCCACCTAGCCGACACCAACGGCTACAGCATCGACGCCCTCACCGTAATAAATACCGCCCTACGCCGCCTCCGCGCAGCCCCCATCGAAGCCACCCGAGCAACCATCTTGCGCGCAGCTATCGGCAAAAGCGTCACCGAAATCCGCGTCCTCGCCCGCAATATCATCCACGAACTCAACTCCGACGCACCCCTAGGACCCGTCCCAGAACGCCGCTACCTCCGTATTTCCGCCGCCCCCGACGCCCACGGCATGCGCTACGCCACAATGTGCCTGCCAGACTCGCAAATGCAGGCACTAATACGCAAACTTGAGCCCGTGGCGCGCGAACTAATGAAGGAACAACCACAACTGCGCCACCAACAAGCCCTCCTCGACGCCCTGTGCAGAAATATTGGCGGCGGCGTTCACCCAAACCAATGGCTGCGCCAAGCCGCCATACTAATCACCATGGATGATCTCGAATCCCGCGGCGACGGCACCTACGCCACCACTGACGGCGCGCTCATCACCCCGGCAGAATACGCCTCCCAAAAGCTTACCCCACACGGTCTTTGCCTGGTATACGACAAAAATGCCGAACCCGTAGACCTCTTCCGGACCGCCCGGCACGCCAACAGTAAACAACGCGCCATCCTCAGCCTAGACCAACTCCTGTGCAGCTATTCCTCCTGTTCGCGCAGCGCCGAAAATGGCCAAGCCCACCACATCAAAGCCTGGCAATACGGTGGCGAAACCAACCTCGCAAACCTCGCCCCAGCCTGCAAACAACACAACTCCTGGAACGACGACAATCCCGACGCCCCACCCCACAACGGTCGCATCGTCAAGCATCCCATCACCGGCGAAGGCTGCTGGCTGCGCCCCGACGCAACCTCACCACGCCTCAACTATTTTCCCATCAAGAATAAAAGCGGACGACGTTGGGCCACTCGCAAAGTAGGACGCGAAATCGTCGACGCCTAA
- a CDS encoding LCP family protein, producing MNDKPRRTVRDIQPAPNAPTTLRQTGHPAWKTLLAGMSATVLLVSGLGYFSVGKLGNQVASAGNLTLGGGAGIKNNPDGATDILLVGSDSRVDAQGNPLSEAELAAMRAGVSEGEHNTDTLMVIRVPNDGSSATAVSIPRDTYIADPDYGNMKINGVFSAHANATRTQLLSEGISDERTLERKSTSAGREGLIRAINTLTGVEVDHYAEVGLLGFVLLTDALGGVDVCLNEAVYDEFSGANFAAGRQTLDGLQALSFVRQRHGLPRGDLDRVVRQQAFMASMVNKVLSAGTLTSPSRLSELSQAAERSLVIDENWDIVSFATQLSNLAAGNVTFSTIPVTSVDGVGDYGESIVTVDISQVHRFMEELLGPEDAAGGRGGAGAGGAGAGGAGADANTPAGTPVTAKNLHILNAGGPTGLAAAVGGYLSTSGHTIAEVANAQPGVYSQAQIVAADADDPEAQALALLLGGLPVTSNAGLDNQTLIVVTATDYQGPTGDPATTIGNSAATELDAASTIGQPGADFGTAPQVSPEIDAGGDGPRCVN from the coding sequence GTGAATGATAAGCCCCGTCGCACCGTTCGCGACATTCAACCCGCACCGAATGCACCGACGACGCTGCGTCAAACCGGCCACCCGGCATGGAAAACCCTGCTCGCCGGGATGTCTGCGACAGTACTGCTAGTCTCCGGGCTCGGCTATTTCTCTGTGGGGAAACTGGGAAACCAAGTAGCTTCCGCCGGGAATCTAACCCTAGGCGGCGGGGCGGGCATCAAAAATAATCCCGATGGAGCGACCGATATTTTGCTAGTAGGCTCCGATTCCCGAGTAGATGCCCAAGGCAACCCCCTCAGTGAAGCCGAACTAGCAGCCATGCGCGCCGGAGTTTCCGAAGGCGAACACAACACCGATACCCTAATGGTGATCCGGGTGCCCAATGACGGCTCCTCTGCCACCGCTGTTTCCATCCCGCGCGATACCTATATTGCCGACCCAGACTACGGCAATATGAAAATCAACGGCGTTTTTTCTGCACATGCCAATGCCACCCGCACCCAGCTACTAAGCGAAGGCATCAGCGATGAACGCACCCTCGAACGCAAATCCACCTCCGCTGGACGCGAAGGCCTAATCCGGGCAATCAACACCCTAACCGGCGTAGAAGTAGACCACTATGCAGAAGTAGGACTGCTAGGATTCGTGCTGCTCACCGACGCCCTTGGTGGTGTAGACGTCTGCCTAAACGAAGCCGTATACGACGAATTCTCCGGCGCTAATTTCGCCGCCGGAAGGCAAACTCTAGACGGCCTCCAAGCGCTTTCCTTCGTGCGGCAACGCCACGGATTGCCGCGCGGCGACCTAGATCGCGTAGTCCGCCAACAAGCATTCATGGCCTCCATGGTTAATAAAGTGCTCTCCGCCGGCACGCTCACCAGCCCCAGCCGACTCTCCGAACTTAGCCAAGCTGCCGAACGCTCCCTCGTCATCGACGAAAACTGGGACATCGTAAGTTTCGCCACCCAGCTTTCCAACCTTGCTGCCGGCAATGTGACCTTTTCCACAATCCCGGTGACCTCCGTTGACGGCGTGGGCGATTATGGAGAATCCATCGTCACCGTCGATATCTCCCAAGTGCACCGCTTTATGGAAGAACTGCTCGGGCCAGAGGATGCTGCGGGAGGCCGCGGTGGTGCTGGTGCGGGTGGTGCTGGTGCGGGTGGTGCTGGTGCGGACGCGAACACCCCCGCAGGCACCCCCGTTACCGCTAAGAACTTACACATCCTAAATGCCGGCGGACCCACCGGACTCGCCGCTGCTGTCGGCGGCTACCTTTCCACCTCCGGACACACCATCGCCGAAGTAGCCAACGCCCAACCAGGCGTGTACAGCCAAGCCCAAATCGTGGCCGCCGACGCCGACGATCCCGAAGCCCAAGCCCTCGCACTCCTGCTAGGAGGCCTACCAGTAACCAGCAACGCCGGCCTGGACAACCAAACCCTAATTGTGGTCACCGCCACTGACTACCAAGGCCCAACCGGCGATCCCGCCACAACCATCGGGAATTCCGCAGCAACCGAACTCGACGCCGCCAGCACCATCGGCCAACCCGGCGCAGACTTCGGCACCGCCCCCCAAGTCAGCCCAGAAATCGACGCTGGCGGCGACGGCCCACGCTGCGTCAACTAA
- a CDS encoding TIGR03089 family protein, with amino-acid sequence MELLSHLLKTDPAAPRLTVYDETTGARLDFSAHTLDNWAAKVANMLNEEFDLGPGAKISIQLPVGWQAVVIALGAMAAEIAFQINTPCAEKDVTFTTLEAARAIPPGEIDSDICVVTNDTFGRGVVETGQELPENIIDFAPTVRVYGDHYAPLGPRLAHYPTRYDATTRLLSTGWHDTPSFSAQVLEPLAGGGSAVIVTGLANNKERLTEIITAEKTTHCIVKD; translated from the coding sequence ATGGAACTGCTCAGCCACCTCCTGAAAACCGACCCCGCCGCCCCCAGACTCACCGTCTACGACGAAACCACCGGCGCCCGGCTCGATTTTTCTGCACATACGTTAGACAACTGGGCAGCCAAAGTCGCCAATATGCTCAACGAGGAATTCGACCTCGGCCCTGGCGCGAAAATCAGCATCCAGCTGCCCGTCGGGTGGCAAGCGGTGGTGATAGCGCTAGGTGCGATGGCCGCGGAGATAGCCTTCCAAATCAACACCCCCTGTGCAGAAAAAGATGTGACCTTCACAACACTTGAGGCGGCCAGGGCGATTCCTCCCGGAGAAATCGACTCCGATATCTGTGTGGTCACCAATGACACCTTTGGACGTGGCGTCGTCGAAACCGGCCAAGAACTCCCCGAAAATATCATCGACTTTGCCCCCACCGTGCGCGTCTACGGCGACCACTACGCCCCCCTCGGACCACGCCTGGCCCACTACCCCACCCGCTACGACGCCACCACCAGACTGCTATCCACCGGCTGGCACGACACCCCCAGTTTTTCTGCACAGGTACTAGAACCACTCGCCGGGGGCGGATCAGCGGTAATCGTCACCGGCCTGGCAAACAACAAAGAGCGCCTCACAGAAATTATTACCGCCGAAAAAACCACGCACTGCATCGTAAAGGACTAG
- a CDS encoding SDR family oxidoreductase, whose amino-acid sequence MKVVVTGAAGQLGRALALTRPPWATSVCFATRADLALESIATSPLLDATTIVINAAAYTAVDAAESHPEAATFLNTTAPGLLAERVGHLIQVSTDYVFGPNMPRRPLTPKDPTGAPQTVYGRTKLAGEQRVLAAGGAVVRTAWVYSGNLLPHRDFLHTMLRLAAGPDPVRVVDDQIGSPTYVVDLARALWAEAADPRPGLRHAVGAGHTSWHGLAQATFAAVGADPARVLPIPSVQYPTPAVRPQWSVLASDYELPHWSAGVRRAVEGKL is encoded by the coding sequence ATGAAGGTAGTCGTTACTGGCGCCGCCGGCCAGCTCGGACGCGCACTTGCCCTCACTCGACCCCCTTGGGCCACTTCCGTATGCTTTGCCACCAGGGCGGATTTAGCTTTGGAGAGCATCGCAACTTCTCCACTTCTCGATGCCACCACCATCGTTATCAATGCCGCTGCCTATACTGCTGTCGATGCCGCCGAATCCCACCCAGAAGCCGCCACTTTTCTAAACACTACGGCCCCCGGTTTGCTGGCAGAGCGCGTGGGGCATCTGATTCAGGTCTCCACAGATTATGTTTTTGGGCCCAATATGCCGCGTCGCCCACTAACTCCGAAAGATCCAACGGGTGCCCCGCAAACCGTGTACGGGCGCACAAAATTAGCCGGTGAGCAGCGCGTTCTTGCCGCTGGCGGGGCGGTGGTGCGTACTGCGTGGGTATATTCTGGCAATCTTTTGCCGCACCGAGATTTTCTGCACACTATGTTGCGCTTGGCCGCCGGGCCAGATCCTGTGCGCGTTGTCGACGACCAGATCGGCAGCCCCACCTATGTGGTGGATTTAGCGCGAGCGCTCTGGGCAGAAGCGGCAGATCCGCGCCCTGGTTTAAGACACGCGGTAGGAGCTGGGCATACTAGTTGGCATGGTTTAGCTCAGGCTACGTTTGCGGCGGTGGGCGCAGATCCGGCGCGCGTGCTCCCCATCCCCTCTGTGCAGTATCCGACTCCGGCGGTACGTCCGCAGTGGTCGGTTTTGGCCAGTGATTATGAGTTGCCGCATTGGAGTGCGGGGGTGCGTCGTGCTGTTGAGGGGAAGCTTTAG